The following coding sequences are from one Streptomyces angustmyceticus window:
- a CDS encoding ATP-binding protein: protein MIRQPSRHCTVKLQAVPARIGHVRRIVSAQLRYWRLDALIDPAALGVTELLANVHRHARPSKECVVELCVLLDQLTVSVHDEDPRLPRIRVADSWDTCGRGLPLIAALSESWGMRPDGSGKVVWFTLPALTTAPEEACTARGHPAPLPLENTGTPSGPCPGIRGTKVG, encoded by the coding sequence GTGATCAGGCAGCCCAGCAGGCACTGCACGGTGAAGCTCCAAGCCGTCCCGGCTCGCATCGGACATGTGCGCAGAATCGTCTCCGCCCAGCTGCGGTACTGGCGTCTCGACGCCTTGATAGACCCGGCGGCGCTCGGGGTGACCGAACTCCTCGCCAACGTCCACCGGCACGCCCGCCCCAGCAAAGAGTGCGTCGTGGAACTGTGCGTCCTGCTGGACCAGTTGACGGTCTCGGTGCACGACGAGGATCCCCGGCTGCCGCGGATCCGGGTCGCGGACAGCTGGGACACCTGCGGCCGCGGCCTTCCGCTGATCGCGGCGCTCAGCGAGAGCTGGGGGATGCGCCCGGACGGCAGCGGCAAGGTCGTGTGGTTCACCCTTCCCGCCCTGACCACCGCCCCCGAAGAGGCCTGCACGGCCCGCGGCCACCCGGCCCCCCTGCCGCTGGAGAACACCGGCACACCGTCCGGGCCGTGCCCCGGAATACGGGGTACGAAGGTGGGCTGA
- a CDS encoding SRPBCC family protein, whose amino-acid sequence MARQLRPVELDFAESAPLRLVFAAEVTARPEKVFAALADDVAGWSHWFTGVTRSAPTHGGSGREVHLTGGTRFTETVLAAEPDSHYAYRVDTTNAPGLHALLEDWRLTPSGGGTRLRWMFAADGPAPVRFLLTLARPGLGRAFRESARALDRRLAET is encoded by the coding sequence ATGGCACGCCAACTCCGCCCCGTGGAACTCGACTTCGCCGAGTCCGCACCGCTGCGGCTGGTGTTCGCGGCGGAGGTCACCGCGCGGCCCGAGAAGGTGTTTGCGGCGCTGGCGGACGATGTGGCGGGCTGGTCGCACTGGTTCACGGGCGTGACCCGGTCGGCGCCGACGCACGGCGGCTCCGGCCGCGAGGTGCACCTGACCGGCGGCACCCGCTTCACGGAAACGGTCCTGGCGGCCGAGCCCGACAGCCACTACGCCTACCGGGTCGACACCACCAACGCCCCTGGCCTGCACGCCCTGTTGGAGGACTGGCGCCTGACGCCCTCGGGCGGCGGCACCCGGCTGCGGTGGATGTTCGCGGCGGACGGCCCGGCCCCGGTCCGCTTCCTGCTGACGCTGGCCAGGCCGGGCCTGGGACGCGCCTTCAGGGAGTCGGCGCGGGCCCTGGACCGCCGGCTCGCGGAGACCTGA
- a CDS encoding SHOCT domain-containing protein: MPELAEPWTGGGPGPWILFVPVLWALVITGVVTLLRRTGRRHGGPGGRFRGPRYSALADAPSPLAVLGRRFAAGEIDEEEYWRRLSVLEEHFGAGSKGGAA, encoded by the coding sequence ATGCCCGAACTCGCCGAACCCTGGACCGGCGGCGGCCCCGGCCCCTGGATCCTTTTCGTCCCCGTCCTCTGGGCGCTGGTCATCACCGGCGTGGTGACGCTGCTGCGCCGTACCGGGCGACGTCACGGCGGGCCGGGCGGGCGGTTCCGCGGCCCGCGGTACTCCGCCCTTGCCGACGCGCCCTCGCCGCTCGCCGTGCTCGGCCGGCGCTTCGCCGCGGGCGAGATCGACGAGGAGGAGTACTGGCGCCGGCTCTCCGTACTGGAGGAGCACTTCGGGGCGGGCTCCAAAGGGGGTGCGGCCTGA
- a CDS encoding TetR/AcrR family transcriptional regulator translates to MSTREALDTQAAPPGTPSPQGTPTTQERLLRSTQELLWERGYVGTSPKAILERAGVGQGSMYHHFAGKSALALAAIRRTAEGMKAVAEESLSAPGTAYERVEGYLLRERQVLRGCPVGRMTQDRDVVCSPELRQPLDEMFGWLRGRIAEVLAEGQRRGELAAGLDPSAVAATVAAVVQGGYVLARAADDSAPFDAAVQGALSLLAAQVTPAADSTA, encoded by the coding sequence ATGAGCACTCGGGAAGCGCTGGACACCCAGGCAGCACCACCCGGCACCCCCAGCCCCCAAGGCACCCCCACCACCCAGGAGCGCCTCCTGCGGAGCACCCAGGAACTCCTGTGGGAGCGCGGGTACGTGGGCACCAGCCCCAAGGCGATCCTGGAGCGGGCGGGCGTCGGCCAGGGCAGCATGTACCACCACTTCGCCGGCAAGTCCGCGCTGGCGCTGGCCGCGATCCGGCGTACCGCCGAGGGCATGAAGGCGGTCGCCGAGGAGAGTCTGAGCGCTCCCGGTACGGCGTACGAGCGGGTCGAGGGCTATCTGCTGCGCGAGCGGCAGGTGCTGCGCGGCTGCCCGGTGGGCCGGATGACCCAGGACCGCGATGTGGTGTGCAGCCCCGAGCTGCGGCAGCCGCTGGACGAGATGTTCGGCTGGCTCCGGGGCCGGATCGCCGAGGTCCTCGCCGAGGGGCAGCGCCGTGGCGAACTGGCAGCCGGGCTGGACCCGTCGGCGGTTGCCGCCACCGTCGCGGCCGTCGTCCAGGGCGGTTACGTCCTGGCCCGCGCGGCCGATGACAGCGCGCCCTTCGACGCGGCCGTACAGGGCGCACTGTCGCTGCTCGCCGCGCAGGTCACGCCCGCCGCGGACAGCACCGCCTGA
- a CDS encoding DeoR/GlpR family DNA-binding transcription regulator has protein sequence MSDNQNLLAEQRRALILDEIRRRGGVRVNELTRKLNVSDMTVRRDLDALARQGMVEKVHGGAVPVSEPSAHEPGFEVKSALELNAKEDIAKAAAEMAAPGSAIALAGGTTAFALAQQLLDVPDLTVVTNSVRVADVFYSAQRAAASGGAGPRAGAATVVLTGGVRTPSDTLVGPVADAAIRSLHFDVLFLGVHGISVEAGLSTPNLAEAETNRHFVRSARRVVVVADHTKWGTVGLSSFATLDQVEVLVTDAGLSAEARAEFAELPPELVVAGEQPVDADL, from the coding sequence GTGAGCGACAACCAGAACCTCCTCGCGGAGCAGCGGCGGGCCCTGATTCTCGACGAGATCAGGCGGCGCGGCGGGGTGCGGGTCAATGAACTCACCCGCAAGCTGAACGTGTCCGATATGACGGTCCGTCGCGATCTGGACGCGCTGGCCCGGCAGGGCATGGTGGAGAAGGTGCACGGCGGCGCGGTGCCGGTCAGCGAGCCGAGCGCGCACGAGCCCGGCTTCGAGGTGAAGTCGGCGCTGGAGCTGAACGCCAAGGAGGACATCGCCAAGGCGGCGGCCGAGATGGCGGCGCCGGGCAGCGCGATCGCGCTGGCGGGCGGTACGACCGCGTTCGCGCTGGCCCAGCAGCTGCTGGACGTTCCGGACCTGACGGTGGTGACGAACTCGGTGCGGGTGGCCGATGTGTTCTACAGCGCGCAGCGGGCGGCGGCCAGCGGTGGCGCGGGGCCGCGCGCCGGCGCCGCGACGGTGGTGCTGACGGGCGGGGTGCGTACCCCGTCGGACACCCTGGTGGGCCCGGTGGCGGACGCCGCGATCCGCTCGCTGCACTTCGATGTGCTCTTCCTCGGGGTGCACGGCATATCGGTGGAGGCCGGGCTGTCGACCCCCAACCTGGCGGAGGCCGAGACCAACCGGCATTTCGTACGGTCCGCGCGCCGGGTGGTGGTGGTCGCCGACCACACCAAGTGGGGCACGGTCGGCCTGAGTTCGTTCGCGACACTGGATCAGGTGGAGGTGCTGGTGACGGATGCCGGGCTGTCCGCCGAGGCCCGCGCGGAGTTCGCCGAGCTGCCGCCGGAGCTGGTGGTGGCGGGCGAGCAGCCGGTCGACGCGGACCTCTGA
- a CDS encoding right-handed parallel beta-helix repeat-containing protein, whose product MAQGSVQVTHSGTSRWRRRTGEYNSLAAALEAAGDGDVLTVPAGTYRENLVLVRAVTLRGPDGARGSVRIAPADGVALTVRASATVHDLHLEATDSASPALLVEDGAPELTGLRVVTRSASGIEVRGGARPTVRRCTVDNAGGVGISVLDGAGGVFEECEVMAAGQTGVAVRGGAHPRLENCRIHHASGAGLSVNGEGSAVEAVGCELYEIKGAGIQVAARATGHLTDCTVHRTSADGVTLDTDAVLTLADCDIHDIPENAVDLRSRSVLTLTRSTVRHFGRNGLSVWDPGTRVDANQCEIHDSTGDYPAVWVSDGATALLDSTRVHDVPDALFVLDRGSRADVVDCDIAQVRNTAVSVSDGATVQLDDCRIREAATGAWFRDHGSGGTLANCTIDGAQTGVIVTKGADPTIEGCTVSSPAEAGFYVSAEGRGTFQGCRVTGSSGFGFHVIDGCRTALTRCRTERCARGGYEFADGGAGQSDGPTVQDCTSDESRAVQTPAAGAVAAPAVQQATQTAGLLGTVPAQLPPPAAPAAPAAPEPAVSSRPSDEVLGELDTLVGLESVKREVRSLINMIEIGRRRQEAGLKAASVRRHLVFTGSPGTGKTTVARLYGEILASLAVLERGHLVEVSRVDLVGEHIGSTAIRTQEAFDRARGGVLFIDEAYALSPEDSGRDFGREAIDTLVKLMEDHREAVVVIVAGYTAEMERFLAVNPGVASRFSRTITFGDYAPEELLRIVEQQGEEHEYRLAEGTGEALLKYFTALPKGPSFGNGRTARQTFEAMVERHAGRVAQLAAPDTDDLCLLYPDDLPELP is encoded by the coding sequence ATGGCACAGGGCTCGGTCCAGGTGACGCACTCCGGAACGTCGCGTTGGCGGCGCCGCACAGGGGAGTACAACTCGCTCGCCGCCGCCCTGGAAGCCGCCGGGGACGGTGATGTGCTGACCGTCCCGGCCGGCACCTACCGGGAGAACCTGGTGCTGGTGCGCGCGGTGACGCTGCGAGGCCCGGACGGGGCGCGCGGCTCGGTGCGGATCGCCCCCGCCGACGGCGTCGCGCTGACCGTCCGCGCCTCGGCCACCGTCCACGATCTGCACCTGGAGGCCACGGACTCGGCCTCGCCCGCGCTGCTGGTGGAGGACGGCGCCCCGGAGCTGACCGGCCTGCGGGTGGTGACCCGCTCCGCGTCCGGCATCGAGGTGCGCGGCGGCGCCCGCCCGACGGTGCGGCGCTGCACGGTCGACAACGCGGGCGGGGTGGGCATCAGCGTCCTGGACGGCGCGGGCGGCGTCTTCGAGGAGTGCGAGGTGATGGCCGCCGGGCAGACGGGGGTGGCGGTGCGCGGCGGGGCCCACCCCCGGCTGGAGAACTGCCGGATCCACCACGCCTCGGGCGCCGGCCTGTCGGTCAACGGCGAGGGCAGCGCGGTCGAGGCGGTGGGCTGCGAGCTGTACGAGATCAAGGGCGCGGGGATCCAGGTGGCCGCGCGGGCCACCGGCCACCTCACCGACTGCACCGTGCACCGCACCTCCGCCGACGGCGTCACCCTCGACACCGACGCGGTGCTCACCCTCGCCGACTGCGACATCCACGACATCCCGGAGAACGCGGTCGATCTGCGGTCGCGTTCGGTGCTGACGCTGACCCGCAGCACGGTGCGGCACTTCGGACGCAATGGCCTGTCCGTATGGGACCCGGGCACCCGCGTGGACGCCAACCAGTGCGAGATCCACGACAGCACGGGCGACTATCCGGCGGTGTGGGTCAGCGACGGCGCCACCGCGCTGCTGGACTCGACGCGGGTGCACGACGTGCCGGACGCCCTGTTCGTGCTGGACCGGGGCTCCCGCGCCGACGTCGTGGACTGCGACATCGCGCAGGTGCGCAACACCGCGGTGTCGGTCAGCGACGGGGCGACCGTACAGCTCGACGACTGCCGCATCCGGGAGGCGGCGACCGGTGCGTGGTTCCGCGACCACGGCAGCGGCGGCACCCTCGCCAACTGCACCATCGACGGCGCGCAGACCGGGGTGATCGTCACCAAGGGCGCGGACCCCACCATCGAGGGCTGCACGGTCAGTTCACCGGCCGAGGCCGGCTTCTACGTCTCCGCCGAGGGCCGCGGCACCTTCCAGGGCTGCCGCGTCACCGGCAGCTCGGGGTTCGGCTTCCATGTGATCGACGGCTGCCGTACGGCGCTGACCCGGTGCCGTACGGAGCGGTGTGCGCGCGGCGGCTACGAGTTCGCCGACGGCGGCGCCGGACAGAGCGACGGGCCGACGGTCCAGGACTGCACCAGCGACGAGAGCCGTGCCGTGCAGACGCCGGCGGCCGGGGCGGTGGCGGCCCCCGCGGTGCAGCAGGCGACGCAGACGGCGGGGCTGCTGGGCACCGTCCCGGCGCAGCTTCCGCCGCCGGCCGCCCCGGCCGCCCCGGCCGCCCCGGAACCGGCCGTCAGCAGCCGGCCCTCCGACGAGGTGCTGGGCGAACTCGACACCCTCGTGGGGCTGGAGAGCGTCAAGCGCGAGGTGCGCAGCCTGATCAACATGATCGAGATCGGCCGACGGCGCCAGGAGGCCGGCCTGAAGGCCGCGTCCGTCCGCCGCCACCTGGTGTTCACCGGCTCCCCCGGCACCGGCAAGACGACCGTGGCGCGGCTGTACGGCGAGATCCTGGCGTCCCTGGCGGTGCTGGAACGCGGCCATCTGGTCGAGGTGTCCCGGGTGGACCTGGTCGGCGAGCACATCGGGTCGACGGCGATCCGTACCCAGGAGGCGTTCGACCGGGCGCGCGGCGGGGTGCTCTTCATCGACGAGGCGTACGCCCTCTCCCCCGAGGACTCCGGGCGGGACTTCGGGCGGGAGGCCATCGACACCCTGGTGAAGCTGATGGAGGACCACCGCGAGGCCGTGGTGGTGATCGTGGCGGGCTACACCGCCGAGATGGAGCGCTTCCTGGCGGTCAACCCCGGTGTGGCGTCCCGTTTCTCACGCACCATCACCTTCGGCGACTACGCCCCCGAGGAGTTGCTGCGGATCGTCGAGCAGCAGGGCGAGGAGCACGAGTACCGCCTCGCCGAGGGGACCGGCGAGGCGCTGCTGAAGTACTTCACGGCACTGCCCAAGGGGCCGTCGTTCGGCAACGGCCGTACCGCGCGGCAGACCTTCGAGGCGATGGTCGAGCGGCACGCGGGGCGGGTGGCGCAGCTGGCCGCCCCGGACACCGACGACCTGTGCCTGCTCTACCCGGACGATCTGCCCGAACTCCCCTGA
- a CDS encoding PLP-dependent cysteine synthase family protein, with the protein MSTAQQPQSRPDQEAGAGISIPGEGGAQTTSTPAEAGSGAPMPTMDGDRSDPAYRSWLKEAVRKVQADANRTADTHLLRFPLPEEWGIDLYLKDESTHPTGSLKHRLARSLFLYGLCNGWIRPGKPVIESSSGSTAVSEAYFASLIGVPFIAVMPATTSREKTRLIEFHGGTCHLVQDPRTVYEVSARLAAESGGHYMDQFTYAERATDWRGNNNIAESIYQQLRLERYPEPAWIVATAGTGGTSATIARYVHYMQYDTRICVPDPENSCFFDGWLTGDAKTDCATASRIEGIGRPRMEPSFVPGAIDRMMKVPDAASIAAVRALETAIGRKAGGSTGTGLWSALKIVAEMVAEGRRGSVVTLLCDPGDRYLDKYYSNDWLASQGLDITPYARTLDTFLATGSWPA; encoded by the coding sequence GTGAGCACCGCACAGCAGCCGCAGAGCCGGCCCGACCAGGAGGCCGGGGCCGGGATCTCGATACCGGGCGAGGGCGGTGCCCAGACGACCTCGACGCCGGCCGAGGCCGGGTCCGGCGCCCCGATGCCGACCATGGACGGCGACCGCTCGGATCCGGCCTACCGGAGCTGGCTGAAAGAGGCCGTCCGCAAGGTCCAGGCGGACGCCAACCGCACCGCCGACACCCACCTCCTGCGCTTCCCGCTGCCCGAGGAGTGGGGCATCGACCTCTACCTCAAGGACGAGTCGACGCACCCCACCGGCAGCCTCAAGCACCGGCTGGCCCGCTCGCTGTTCCTCTACGGGCTGTGCAACGGCTGGATCCGCCCCGGCAAGCCCGTCATCGAGTCCTCCAGCGGCTCCACGGCCGTGTCCGAGGCGTACTTCGCCTCGCTCATCGGGGTGCCGTTCATCGCGGTGATGCCGGCCACCACCAGCCGCGAGAAGACCCGGCTGATCGAGTTCCACGGCGGCACCTGCCACCTGGTGCAGGACCCGCGGACCGTCTACGAGGTCTCCGCCCGGCTCGCCGCGGAGTCCGGCGGTCACTACATGGATCAGTTCACCTACGCGGAACGGGCCACGGACTGGCGCGGCAACAACAACATCGCCGAGTCGATCTACCAGCAGCTGCGGCTCGAACGCTATCCCGAGCCCGCCTGGATCGTGGCGACCGCGGGCACCGGCGGCACCTCCGCGACCATCGCCCGCTATGTCCACTACATGCAGTACGACACCCGTATCTGTGTCCCCGACCCGGAGAACTCCTGTTTCTTCGACGGGTGGCTGACCGGCGACGCGAAGACGGACTGCGCCACCGCCTCCCGCATCGAGGGCATCGGGCGGCCCCGTATGGAACCGAGCTTCGTCCCCGGCGCGATCGACCGGATGATGAAGGTGCCGGACGCGGCCAGTATCGCCGCCGTACGCGCCCTGGAGACCGCGATAGGCCGCAAGGCGGGCGGCTCGACCGGCACGGGGCTGTGGAGCGCCCTGAAGATCGTCGCGGAGATGGTCGCCGAGGGCCGTCGGGGATCGGTCGTCACCCTGCTGTGCGACCCGGGCGACCGCTACCTCGACAAGTACTACTCCAACGACTGGCTGGCCTCCCAGGGGCTGGACATCACGCCCTACGCGCGCACTCTCGACACGTTCCTGGCCACCGGCTCCTGGCCGGCCTGA